Genomic segment of Streptomyces roseifaciens:
CGAGCGCGATCCCGCCGAGCGCCCGAGCACCGGCCTGGACTTCGACGAGCGGGCCTTCACCGCCTGGCAGGAGACGCTCGAAGGGATGCCGTCCGGCGAGCGCGTCAAGTGCGTCCGGTTCTCCTGGGAGGACCAGGAGAACCGGGACGCCGCCAGGAGCGCCCTGTTCAACGCCTTCGCCGCGCGGGTGCAGGGGCTCACCGCGAAGGACATCCCCCTGCTCGCCGCGCAGGTCGGCGTCCCGCAGCGGCGGCACGAGGCGTTCGCCGCCCGGATCGGCGAAGTGGTCCGGCTCAGCAACGAGCGCAGCGTCCGCGGCGACCTCGTCACGCGCAACGTGCTCTACGAGGAGTTCGTGACCGTGCCGGGCACACCCGTCTCCGAGGGCAGGTACGACAGGAACAAGCCCTTCGCGGGGGAGATCAAGCAGCTCCTCGACCTCATCTACAACGTCAACCTCGCCGACGCCCTCGGCATGTACCCGCTCACCCCGGCCGGCAGCCTGCGGAGGGTGGCCCTCCAGGAGTGGCGCGACGTCCGTACGACACCCGCCGGGACGGTCACCGACCCCGAGCAGCTCCTGCTGTTCCTGCAGCGGCAGGCGTTCTCCACGGTCCAGGACCGGCTCGCCCTCACCCCCGCCGCGGTCGACGCGCTCGCCCTGGAGGACATCTGGAGCCTGCGGCAGAGCGACCCGTGGAACGCCTACATCAGCGCCTTCGACGAGCTGACCGCCGATCCGGCGTCCTTCCACGAGCGCGTCGGCCCCGTCTTCGACCGCTACGTCGGGCTCAACTCCGAGATCGTCCGCCTCGCCGGGGCCCGCGGCGACAGCCGGGCCCGCGCCAACAAGTGGCTGCCCGTCATCGAGGTCGTCGTCACCGTCGGCGGCGCCGCCTTCACCGCAGTCACCGGGGACGAGAGCTGGAGCGTGGCCGGCAGCCTCGGCGGGATCTCGGCCAAATACGGCGGATCCGTGCAACTGGTGCTGCGCAACAGGCTGGAGGGCCGGCGCGAGCAGAAGTTCGCACGGGAGATGGCGGCAGTGCGGTTCGACGGCACGCGGGAGTGGGAAAGGTTCCACGACATGGTGCGCAAGCTGCCCGGGTACCGGGAGGAGGGCGGCTCCCCGGCCGCCACCGGCTCCGCCACCGTCCAGGACGAACTCCCGGAGTACTGAGCCAGTGCGAGAAGAGACCCCCGCCACCCCCTACGACCGGCTGCGCGCCACCCGTCCCGAGCTGTTCGGCAACACCCCGGGCGGGATCGACATCCTCTTCGACCCCGCCGACGTCGAGGAGGCCCGGCGCACGGCGGACGCCGGGGCGGAGGGCGCCACGGCTCCGGTCGGCGTCGTCTACGCCGACCGCTTCGTCACCCTCGTACGGGACGCGGTCCGCTTTCCCGGCGGCGCCCCCGGGCTCTACGTCCGCATGCTCTCCACCGTCGCGAGCCCCGGCGCCGTCGTCCTCCCCCTCACCCCCGCGGGAGACGTCGTCCTCGTCGAGCACTACCGCCACGCCACCCGTTCCTGGCACTGGGAGGTGCCGCGCGGCATGGGCGCCCCGGGCGCCACCGGAGCGGAAAACGCCGTGCGGGAACTGGCGGAGGAAATCGGTGCAGAGGTCACCGAATTGATTTCCCTGGGCCGTATGCATCCCGACAGCGGACTGATCGGCGATCACGTCGAGCTGTTCGTCGCCCGAATCGACGACTTCGGTTCTCCGGAGACGGCCGAAGGCATCCGGCGCATCGTCCCCCGGCCTTGGCCGGAGGTCGCGGAAATGGTTGCCGCAGGGGAGATCACCTGCGGTTTCACCATCGCGGCCCTCACCCGCGCCCTGTTGAACGGCCTGCTGGAGAACGGCATGCCGGGGAAGGGCATGCCGGGGAACGGCCCGATGGGGAACGGTCTCCCGGGGAGCAGCCTTCCGGTGAATACCGCCGAGGGCACCGGCGAAAAGCATTAGCAGAAGGCGCGCACCCCCGGGGATACTCGACCGCGTGTTCCTGACGATATCCACCACCGGCACGAGCGGATCCCCTGCGACCGACCTCGGATTCCTGCTGCACAAGCATCCCGACAAGGCGCAGCGTTTCTCGACCTCCCACGGCACCGCGCACGTCCTCTACCCCGAGGCCACGGCCGAGCGCTGCACCGCCGCGCTGCTGCTGGAGATCGATCCGGTGGCGCTGGTGCGCCGCTCCAAGGGCAAGGGACGCGGCGGCGCACCCGACTCCGCCCTCGCGCAGTACGTCAACGACCGCCCGTACGCGGCGTCCTCGCTGCTCGCCGTCGCCCTCAGCAGCGTCTTCTCCACCGCCCTCAAGGGCCAGTGCGCCGCCCGGCCCGAGCTGCCCGGTGCGGCCCGCCCGCTGCGCATCGAGGTGCCCGTGCTGCCCGCCCGCGGCGGCGCAGCGCTCGTGGAGCGGCTGTTCGCCCCGCTGGGCTGGACGGTGTTCGCAGAGCCCGTCGCGCTGGACGAGCGGTTCCCGCAGTGGGGCGACTCGCGCTACGTACGGCTGGTGCTGGAGGGCGAGCAGCGGCTCGCCGACGCCCTGCGCCACCTCTACGTCCTGCTGCCGGTGCTCGACGACTCCAAGCACTACTGGGTGGCGCCCGACGAGGTGGAGAAGCTCCTGCGCTCCGGCGAGGGATGGCTTGAGGACCACCCCGAGCAGCGCCTGATCGCCGGCCGCTACCTCGGCCGCCGCTGGTCGCTGACGCGGGACGCCCTGGAGCGCCTGGCCCTCGCCCGCCTCGCCGAGTCCGACGACACCGAGGCCGAGGAGCTCGACAACGCCGTCGACGAGGAGACGGACACCGAGGAGCGGCCCGTCCCGCTGGCCGTGCAGCGCCGCGAGGCGATCCTGGGCGCCCTGCGCGCCTCGGGGGCCGCGCGCGTGCTCGACCTCGGCTGCGGACAGGGGCAGCTCGTGGGCGAGCTGCTGACGGACCCGCGGTTCACCGAGGTGGCCGGCATGGACGTCTCGGCGCGCGCCCTCGCGGTGGCCGCGCGGCGGCTGCGCCTGGACCGCATGACCGAGCGTCAGGGCGCGCGGGTCGCGCTGTTCCAGGGCTCGCTCGCGTACAC
This window contains:
- a CDS encoding NUDIX hydrolase encodes the protein MREETPATPYDRLRATRPELFGNTPGGIDILFDPADVEEARRTADAGAEGATAPVGVVYADRFVTLVRDAVRFPGGAPGLYVRMLSTVASPGAVVLPLTPAGDVVLVEHYRHATRSWHWEVPRGMGAPGATGAENAVRELAEEIGAEVTELISLGRMHPDSGLIGDHVELFVARIDDFGSPETAEGIRRIVPRPWPEVAEMVAAGEITCGFTIAALTRALLNGLLENGMPGKGMPGNGPMGNGLPGSSLPVNTAEGTGEKH
- a CDS encoding 3' terminal RNA ribose 2'-O-methyltransferase Hen1, which produces MFLTISTTGTSGSPATDLGFLLHKHPDKAQRFSTSHGTAHVLYPEATAERCTAALLLEIDPVALVRRSKGKGRGGAPDSALAQYVNDRPYAASSLLAVALSSVFSTALKGQCAARPELPGAARPLRIEVPVLPARGGAALVERLFAPLGWTVFAEPVALDERFPQWGDSRYVRLVLEGEQRLADALRHLYVLLPVLDDSKHYWVAPDEVEKLLRSGEGWLEDHPEQRLIAGRYLGRRWSLTRDALERLALARLAESDDTEAEELDNAVDEETDTEERPVPLAVQRREAILGALRASGAARVLDLGCGQGQLVGELLTDPRFTEVAGMDVSARALAVAARRLRLDRMTERQGARVALFQGSLAYTDRRLAGYDAAVLSEVIEHVDLPRLPALEHAVFGAARPATVVVTTPNVEYNVRWETLPAGHVRHADHRFEWTREEFRAWASGVAERYGYEVAYAAVGPDDPEVGPPTQMGVFTRTENDRNDRNDKKQEKAA